The stretch of DNA GAAGCGGGTCTACGACGAGCACGTCGACGCCTTCGACCTCGACCGCGCGGCGGCCGAGGAACTGTCCCGCGAGGTGGAACTGGACCACGGGGGCCACGGGTTCGTCCCGCCGTCGTCGATCTACCACCGCTTCATGACGGGCCTGACCGGCGGGAAGATGTCCTCGTCGGTGCCCGCCTCCCACATCTCCCTGCTGGACGACCCCGAGGACGGCTACGACAAGGTCAAGGCCGCGACCACGGGCGGCCGCGAGACCGCGGAGAAACAGCGCGAGCTCGGCGGGGAGGCCGACGAGTGTCCGGTCTACGAGCTGTACGCCTACCTGCTGGCCGGCGAGGACGACGACTTCGCGGAGGAGGTCTACGAGGAGTGCGTCGGCGGCGAGCGCCTCTGTGGTGGCTGCAAGGAGCAGGCCGCCGAACTGATGGCGGAGTTCCTCGAAGACCACCAGGAGAAACGCGAGGAGTGGGCGGATCGACTGGACGAACTCGACATCGACTTCGACACGGACCGGAAACGGGCCTGAGCGGGACCCTCGGCGGCCGATCAGCGGAACGTTTTTGCGAGGCCGCGACGTTGCGACGGGTATGGCGTCCGAATCCCACCGCGCCGGCGTCGCTCGCCAGCCGAATCGTAGCCCGGGATTCGGTTTCTTCTTCGCGGCCTGACGAGCGGTGGACTCGGTCCCGGCGTGGGAGCCGGGGCCGACGAAACCGCTTGGCGGGAAGTGAGAACCGTTAACTGAGCGAGCCGCGGTACTGCCGACAACGACCGACACACGCTATGAAACGACCACAGGCACAGGTGGCCGTCCTGCAGGCCGCCGACGCACAGGAGGACAGACGGATCGACGAGGTGGCCGAGGCGGCCGGCATCAAGCCGGAGGCCGCGACACGCGCGGCCTTCGAGCTCGAAGACGACGGGCTCGTCGTCGTCAGCGAGGAGGCGGTCGCCCACTACGACCTGACCGACGAGGGCCGCGAGTACGTCCGGGAGAGCCTCCCCGAACAGGACCTCTACGAGGCCGCACTCGACGCCGGGGCCGACGAGTCGCCCGTCTCGATGGGCGACGTCATCGGCGCGGCCGGCCTCGACGGCGGGGCCGTCGACATCGCGCTGTCGAACTACGCCCGGAAGGGGTACGGGACCATCGACAGCGGCGCGATCACGGCCGACCCCGACGCCGACGCCGGCCGCGACCCGGAGATGCACGCGCTGGAGGCCGTCGCCGACGGCCGGGTCGCGGACGCCGACGACGACGCGCTGGACCAGTTGGAGCGGCGCGGGCTGGTCGACGTCCGCGAGGAGACGGTCCGGTCGGTGCGGCTGACCGACGACGGCGTCACGGCGCTGATGGAGGGCGTCGAGGCCGCCGAGACGGTCGACCAGCTCACGCCCGAACTGCTGACCAGCGGCGAGTGGGACGACGTCGAGTTCACCGAGTACAACGTCGAGGCCGACGCCGAGGACGTCCCCCACGGGAAAGAGCACATCCTCCGGCAGACCGCCAACCGGGTGAAGGACACGCTGGTCGGGATGGGGTTCCAGGAGATGGCGGGTCCCCACGTCGACGCGCAGTTCTGGATCAACGACTGTCTCTTCATGCCCCAGGACCACCCGGCCCGGACCCACTGGGACCAGTTCGCGCTCTCCCAGCCCGACGAGATCAAGGAGCTCCCCGAGGACCTGGTCGAACGGGTCCGCTCGGCCCACCGGGACGGGGTCGGCCCCGACGGCGAGGGGTACCACTCGCCGTGGACCGAGGAGGTCGCGCGGGGGCTGGACCTGCGGGGCCACACCACCTCGCTGTCGATGCGGTACCTCTCGGGCCACGAGATCGGCGAACTGGAGCCGCCACAGCGGTTCTTCAGCGTCGAGAAGGTGTACCGCAACGACACGCTGGACCCGACCCACCTGCTGGAGTTCTTCCAGATCGAGGGGTGGGTGATGGCCGAGGACCTCTCCGTGCGTGACCTGATGGGGACGTTCACGGAGTTCTACGAGCAGTTCGGCATCACCGACCTGGAGTTCAAACCGCACTACAACCCCTACACCGAACCGAGCTTCGAGCTGTTCGGCACCCACCCGGAGACCGGCGAGGTCGTCGAGGTCGGCAACTCCGGCATCTTCCGCGACGAGGTGCTGGAGCCGCTCGGCGTCGACTGCGACGTGATGGCGTGGGGGCTCTCGCTGGAGCGGCTACTGATGCTCATGTACGGCTTCGAGGACATCCGCGACGTGCACGGGACGCTGTGTGACCTGGAACTGCTTCGCGAGACGGAGGTGATGCACTGATGCCCGTCGTCGACGTCGATCCCGACGAGCTGCGCCACCTGACCGGTCACGACGAGAAGAGCGACGAGGAACTGCGCTCGGACCTGTTCGACCTCGGCCTGGAGTTCGAGGGCTGGACCGAGGACGACGAGTTCCAGCTGGAGTTCGCGCCCGACCGACTCGACCGCCTCTCCGTCGAGGGCGTCGCCCGGTCGCTGCGGTACCACTACGGCGACGACCGCGGGGTGTACGTCCCCTCGACCAACGACGCCGAGTGGACCATCGAGGTCGAGGACCAGCCCGAGGGCCGCCCCTACGTCACCGGGGCCGTCGTCCGCGGGCTCGATATGGACGAGGAGGCCCTGGAGTCGCTCATCCAACTGCAGGAGAAGCTCCACGCGACGATGGGCCGCCAGCGCGCGAAGGGAGCAATCGGCGTCCACGACCTGACGATGCTGAAAGGCGAGGCGCGCACGGGGGCGGTCGACTCGTCGGACGACGAGGTCGGCGACGTCGACGCCGGGACGACCGGCAAGTCCATCACCTACACAAGCGTCGACCCCGACGAGGCGCGGTTCGTGCCGCTGGACGCCGACGCCGAGATGACGCCGGCCGAGGTGATGGCGTCCCACGAGACCGGCCAGACCTACGGCGACCTCGTGGCCGAGTTCGACCGGGTACCGGCGATCTACGACGCCATCGGCCTGTTCTCGTTCCCGCCGGTGATCAACGGCCGCCGCACCGAGGTCAGCGAGGACTCCCGGGACCTGTTCGTCGAGATGACCGGCACCGATCAGTGGACGATCGACCGGATGCTCACGATCGTCTGCTACGCGCTGGCGGCCCGCGGCGGCACGGTCGAGCGCGTGAACGTCGAGTACGCCGACGACGCTCCCGGGGAGTACGCCGGCCGCACGCTCGACCGGCCGGACTTCGCCGTCCGGACGAAGACGGTCACCCACGCCCGCATCGAGTCGATCCTCGGCGTGGAACTGGCCGCCAGCGAGGTGGTCGACTACGCCGAGCGGGCCGGTCTCGACGCCACGGAGACGGAGACCGACGACGGCGACCCCGCATACGAGGTGGAGATCCCGCCCTACCGCGTCGACGTGCTCCACCCGCTGGACGTCGTCGACGACATCGGTCGCGCCCTGGGGTTCAACAGCCTCGAACCGACCTACCCGGACGTCTCGACGGTCGGGGGCCGCCACGAGCGCTCCCGGCTGGAGGACGCCGCCCGCGACACGCTCGTCGGGCTGGGCTTCGAGGACCTGCTGAACTTCCACATGACAAACGAGGAAGAGAACTTCGAGCGGATGGGGCTGTCGGCCCCGGAGACCGACGACGCCGTCGGCGCGGCCGATCCGGTCACCATCCGGGAGCCCTACAGCGAGGACTACACGATCCTCCGGACGTGGGCGCTCCCCTCGCTGCTGATGGTCCTGGAGAACAACACCCACCGCAGCTACCCGCAGGACCTCGCCGAGATCGGGCTGGCCGCCCACCTCGACGACGACGAGAACACCGGCGTCGCCGAGCGCCGGACCGTCGCCGGCGTCCTCGCGCGCACCGACGCCTCCTACGAGGACGCGAAGGCCCGCCTGCAGGCCATCGCCGAGGCCTTCGACGTCGACCTGCACACCCCCGCGACGACCCACCCGTCGTTCATCGACGGCCGCGCGGCCGAGGTCGTCCTCGACGGCGAGTCGGTCGGCGTCGTCGGCGAGATCCACCCCAAGGTCCTCGTCGAGCACGACCTGGAGCTGCCGGTCGCGGCCTTCGAGTTCCGGCTGGACGCCCTGTCGTAGTCACCGCTCGCTGGGGTAGACGTACTCCACGTCGTCCGGCCGGTGCTCGTCGTCGTCGGTCTCGACGACGATGGTCCCGGAGAGCCTGTTGAACAGGCGCAGCCCCTCCTCCTCGTACGCGAGCCAGCCGACGAGCACGTCCAGCGGCAGCAGGAACGCCTTCCCGAAGCTCTCGATGGCGGCCGTCCCGTAGCCGATCGGGTCGCCGCGCTCGTCGGCCACCGCGATGTCCATCACGATCTTGCCCGCCGACTGGCCGCGCGCCCCCTCCAGGGCGGTCCAGTACACGAACAGTGCGACGCCGTTCAGCCCGGTGAACGACGCGGTCAGCGAGAGGCTGCCGGTCACCAGGGCGAACACGCCGGCGGTCTGCTGGAGCCCCGCCAGGATCGCGCCGACGAGGACGACGTCGAGGAGCCACGCGAGGAAGCGGTCGTCCCAGGACGCGACGTGGAGGGTTCGGGTCGACTCTGCCATACCCCGGCTTCTCGGGGGGTGGGCTTCAAGATTGGCCGGTCACAGGTCCGCGCCGACCGCGTCCGCGACGCCGTCGAACCCGTCCCGCTCCAGCAGGTCGAGCAACCCCTCGTTGATCTCCCGGGCGATGCCCGGCCCGCGGTAGACCAGCCCGGTGTACAGCTGGACGAGCGACGCGCCGGCGCGGATCTTCCGGTAGGCGTCCTCCGCGGTGAAGACGCCACCGACACCGACCACGGGGACGTCGACGCGCTCGGCGACGAACCGGACCATCTCCGTCGCCCGGCGCTCGATGGGCTTGCCCGAGAGCCCGCCCCGTTCGCTGGCGTTGGGCGAGCGCAGCCCCTCGGGGCGGTCGGTGGTCGTGTTCGTCGCGACGACGCCGTCGAGCCCGAGTTCGGTCACGAGGTCCAGCGCGTCCTCGACGGCGGGAGCCGGGAGGTCCGGCGAGAGCTTGACGAGCAGCGGGGCTGCACCGGCGTCCTGCAGTTCACCGAGGATGGCCGCCATCGCGTCGCGGTTCTGGAGCTCCTCGAACCCCTCCGAGTTGGGGCAGGAGACGTTCACGACGAAGAAGTCGCCGCCGGCGGCGACCCGCTCGTAGGTCTCGCGGTAGTCCGCCGGCGCGCCGGCCGTGTCGACGTGTTCGGTCTTTGCGATGTTGACGCCGACGGGGAACGGCGGGTCGGCGGCCGCGAGCCGCTCGCCGACGACCGCCGCGCCGTCGTTGTTCAGTCCCATCCGGTTGACGATCCCCTCGTCCTCGCGCAGGCGGAACATCCGCGGCCGCGCGTTGCCCGTCTGTGGCTCGGCGGTGACGCCGCCGACCTCGGCGAAACCGAAGCCGAGCGCGGCCAGCGCGGACGGGACGGTCGCGTTCTTGTCGAACCCGGCGGCGACGCCGACGGGATTGTCGAAGGTGTGCCCGAACGCGTCGACGGCCAGCCGGTCGTCCGCGACGGTGTATCGGCGCGCCATCGCGTCGGCGATCGCCGTGCCGTCGACCGCCCGGAGCAGCGCGTGGACGCCGCCGTGGGCGGTCTCCGCCGGTAGCGAGAACAGGAGCGGCTTCGTGATGTCGTAGAGTCTCATTCGTGTCGGCCGCGTCTCCGCCGTGAGGGCACGTCAGAAGTCGTGTTCGACCTCTTCGGGGTCGGCCTTCTGGATGATGATCTTGTTGTCCCTGACCCGGACGAACACCTCGTCGCCGATCTCCATCCCGGCGACGGCCAGTTCGTCTTCGTGGATGTTGACGTGGACGTTGTGATACTCGCCGTCTTCGTCTTTCGCGCCACTCGGGCTGAGCTTCTTCTTTCGCACCATCGCGCTATCCTATTCGATGCATCGCCGTAGGATATACTTAAGTCTACCGTGCTGGCGACCCCGCGACGGCGCGGGATCGGGCGCGCGCCAGCGTTCCAGCGGGCGTCACGCCCCGACTGACGGCCCGATACCGAGCCGTTCCGCGCGCTGCTTATAAAGACACCCGGTGACGGGAGCCGGATTTGGGGGTATATTTATGTCCCACCATGTGCTGACTTGACATGGAGCGGTGAGAACTATGGCACGCGACAGCGACAAGCGCAACTTCGCGCTCCGTGAGGATGACGACGAATCGAGCGTCTTCTCGGGCGGGACTCCACGACAGGCCGCACTGAAGGCGGCCCGGCGGCTGGAGCCGGCCGACAGCGAAGACGACGCCGACCGACAGGAGATCCGTCTCCGGGAGAAGGGGACCCACAAGGTCCACATCTACGAGGCGTGGGCGTGGGTCGAGGAGGCTCCCGACGACAAACCCGACTGGATGCCCGGCGACATCACCAAGGGGAACGTCTCCAAGCAGGGCGTCGAACATCTCGACGAGATCTGACTCGGCGGCGAGCACGGGATTTTTCGGCGACGCTCGACCGTAAGTGGCTTCGCTCGCGTACGCGCCGACACCAGCGGCGGATGTCCGGCCCCGGTCGTGCTGGTCTCTCTCACCCGTGTAATCACCTGACGGGGCGGCTCCGGTCCGACGAGGTTAAGTGTGGGACTCCCATCGGCTGTGATGCGAACGCGGCGCGGGGCGGCGTCCCCGGCCGAGCCGACGACGCGACCGACGCCCTTATCCGTGAACGGGCGTTCGGTCACGACACAGAGCTGGTTCGCGTCGTGCGATTCGACGCGGACTCGGTCCGATGCCCTTAAGTGTAACAGGGCGTTCGGACGTGATGTGAACGCGGCTCGGTCGGGGCGTCAGCGCCCGGCCGAACGGACGACGACGGCGGGGCGACTCGCCAACGGAAACCGAAGCCTTCAAGACGGCTTCGGGAAAACATACAGGTCCGGAGTAAATGAGGATTCCACCCCTGCGGTCCGCCGTACAGATGGGATCTGATGTTAGCCCTGATAGTTCGGTGACACCCGGTCGACGGGTGTCCTCGAACGCCCTTCGATAGCGATCACACCCCTCGTGGGTGTGTTCCCGCCTAACCCCCTGGCATCACGCCAGGACCATTCCGGTTGATCCTGCCGGAGGCCATTGCTATCGGAGTCCGATTTAGCCATGCTAGTCGCACGGGTTAGACCCGTGGCAGATAGCTCAGTAACACGTGGCCAAACTGCCCTATGGACAGGGACAACCTCGGGAAACTGAGGCTAATCCCTGATACAGCTCTCAGACTGGAGTGTCGAGAGCTGGAAACGCTCCGGCGCCATAGGATGTGGCTGCGGCCGATTAGGTAGATGGTGGGGTAACGGCCCACCATGCCGATAATCGGTACGGGTTGTGAGAGCAAGAGCCCGGAGACGGAATCTGAGACAAGATTCCGGGCCCTACGGGGCGCAGCAGGCGCGAAACCTTTACACTGCACGACAGTGCGATAGGGGGACTCCGAGTGCGAGGGCATATAGTCCTCGCTTTTCTGTACCGTAAGGTGGTACAGGAACAAGTGCTGGGCAAGACCGGTGCCAGCCGCCGCGGTAATACCGGCAGCACGAGTGATGGCCGATCTTATTGGGCCTAAAGCGTCCGTAGCCGGCCGGACAAGTCCGTTGGGAAATCGACGCGCTCAACGCGTCGGCGTCCAGCGGAAACTGTTCGGCTTGGGGCCGGAAGACCTGAGGGGTACGTCCGGGGTAGGAGTGAAATCCCGTAATCCTGGACGGACCGCCGGTGGCGAAAGCGCCTCAGGAAGACGGACCCGACGGTGAGGGACGAAAGCTAGGGTCTCGAACCGGATTAGATACCCGGGTAGTCCTAGCCGTAAACAATGCTCGCTAGGTGTGCCGCAGGCTACGAGCCTGCGCTGTGCCCTAGGGAAGCCGAGAAGCGAGCCGCCTGGGAAGTACGTCCGCAAGGATGAAACTTAAAGGAATTGGCGGGGGAGCACTACAACCGGAGGAGCCTGCGGTTTAATTGGACTCAACGCCGGACATCTCACCGGCACCGACAGCAGTAACGACGGTCAGGTTGACGACCTTACTCGAGCTGCTGAGAGGAGGTGCATGGCCGCCGTCAGCTCGTACCGTGAGGCGTCCTGTTAAGTCAGGCAACGAGCGAGACCCGCACTTCTAGTTGCCAGCAACACCCTCGTGGTGGTTGGGTACACTAGGAGGACTGCCGCTGCTAAAGCGGAGGAAGGAACGGGCAACGGTAGGTCAGTATGCCCCGAATGTGCCGGGCAACACGCGGGCTACAATGGCCGGGACAGTGGGACGCGACACCGAGAGGTGATGCTAATCCCCTAAACCCGGTCGTAGTTCGGATTGCGGGCTGAAACCCGCCCGCATGAAGCTGGATTCGGTAGTAATCGCGTGTCAGAAGCGCGCGGTGAATACGTCCCTGCTCCTTGCACACACCGCCCGTCAAAGCACCCGAGTGAGGTCCGGATGAGGCCTGATACCCAGGTCGAATCTGGGCTTCGCAAGGGGGCTTAAGTCGTAACAAGGTAGCCGTAGGGGAATCTGCGGCTGGATCACCTCCTACTGACCGGGACTGGGGCCTCGCCCCAGCCCACCTTTCGTGGCGTTCGCGGACACCCGTCGTCCGGGCACCTATGAACTATCAGGGCTAACACCTGCGGATCTGCCGGGCCCATAGCTCAGCGGCAGAGCGCCGCCTTTGCAAGGCGGAGGCCCTGGGTTCAAATCCCAGTGGGTCCATGTCACGTGCCAGCCCCGAACCGTGCCCCTTAAGTGTGGGACGGCGATGGGATATGGTACGAAGACCGGTGCACCATCCCGCGTGAAAGCGAGGATGGGAAGGGTCGATGCGCACACCGTCACCCACCTTCGGGTGCGCAGATGAAACCGTGTGTACGTGCGATCCAGGCGTCCACTGGACTCGTGCAGTTCAAACGAGTCACAACGACGTTGGCTACTATGCCAGCTGGTGGATGGCTCGGCTCGAGAGCTGAAGAAGGACGTGCCAAGCTGCGATAAGCCTGAGGGAGCCGCACGGAGGCGAAGAACTCAGGATCTCCGAATGGGAATCCCCATCGCAATTGCTCCGCGCAATGAGCAACCCCGAGAACTGAAACATCTCAGTATCGGGCGGAACAGAAAACGCAACGTGATGTCGTCAGTAACCGCGAGTGAACGCGACACAGCCCAAACCGAAGGTCCCACGACCAATGTGGTGTACGGACCGACACTCATCGCTTGACCGTCTCGAAGAAGTCCCTTGGAACAGGGCGTGACACAGGGTGACAACCCCGTATTCGAGACCACTACAGCGTGCGTCGGCTCCAGAGTAGCGGGGGTTGGATATCCCTCGCGAACGTGGCAGGCATCGACTGCCAAGGCTAAATACTCCTCGAGACCGATAGTGAACAAGTAGCGTGAGCGAACGCTGCAAAGTACCCTCAGACGGGAGGCGAAATAGAGCCTGAACTCAGTTGGCGATCGAGCGACGGGGCACGAAAGGTCCTGTCCAGAATGACACAGCCGCGAGGCTGCAGTAAGACGGACAGGAAGCCGGTGTTCCGTCGTACGTTTTGAAAAACGAGCCAGGGAGTGTGTCTGTATGGCGAGTCTAACCCGAGCATCGGGGAAGGCACAGGGAAACCGACATGGCCGCAGTATTACGAGGGCCGCCGTGTTCAAGCGCGGGGAGCCATTCGGACACGACCCGAATCCGGACGATCTACTCCTGGGCAAGGTGAAGCGTGCCGAAAGGCACGTGGAAGCCTGTTAGCGTTGGTGTCCTACAATACCCTCGCGTGACCTTGGAGTAGGGGTGAAAGGCCCATCGAGTCCGGCAACAGCTGGTTCCAATCGAAACATGTCGAAGCATGACCTCTCCCGAGGTAGTGTGCGGGGTAGAGCCACCGATTAGCGTGACCGCCTCCGAGAGGAGTCGGCACGCTTGTCGAACTCCAAACCTGCACACGCCGTCGACGGAGGGATTCCGGTGCGCGGGGTAAGCCTGTGCACCAGGAGGGGAACAACCCAGAGAAAGGTTAAGGTCCCCAAGTGTGGATTAAGTGTAATCCTCTGAAGGTGGTCTCGAGCCCTAGACAGCCGGGAGGTGAGCTTAGAAGCAGCTACCCTCTAAGAAAAGCGTAACAGCTTACCGGCCGAGGTTTGAGGCGCCCAAAATGATCGGGACTCAAATCCACCACCGAGACCTTTCCGTGCCCGTAACACGGCAACCGAGTAGATTGGCGCTCTGATTGGATGGAAGCCCGGGCGAGAGCTCGCGTGGACCGATCAGTGACGAAAATCCTGGTCATAGTAGCAGCGATAGTCGGGTGAAAACCCCGACGGCCTACTGGACAAGGGTTCCTCAGCACTGCTGATCAGCTGAGGGTTAGTCGGTCCTAAGTCTCACCGTAACTCGACTGAGACGAACTGGGAAGCTGGTTAATATTCCAGCACCACCACACAGTGAAAGCTGACGCCTCGGGGTCGATCACGCCGGGCCATCGCCCGGTCGAATCGTCCAACTCCGTGGAAGCCGTAACGGCAAGAAGCGGACGAACGGCGAGACAGGGCAACGTGATTCAACCTGGGGCCCGTGAAAAGGCGAGTGTGGTGTCCGTACCGAGAACCGACACAGGTGTCCATGGCGGCGAAAGCCAAGGCCTGTCGGGAGCAACCGACGTTAGGGAATTCGGCA from Haloarcula litorea encodes:
- a CDS encoding phenylalanine--tRNA ligase subunit alpha — its product is MKRPQAQVAVLQAADAQEDRRIDEVAEAAGIKPEAATRAAFELEDDGLVVVSEEAVAHYDLTDEGREYVRESLPEQDLYEAALDAGADESPVSMGDVIGAAGLDGGAVDIALSNYARKGYGTIDSGAITADPDADAGRDPEMHALEAVADGRVADADDDALDQLERRGLVDVREETVRSVRLTDDGVTALMEGVEAAETVDQLTPELLTSGEWDDVEFTEYNVEADAEDVPHGKEHILRQTANRVKDTLVGMGFQEMAGPHVDAQFWINDCLFMPQDHPARTHWDQFALSQPDEIKELPEDLVERVRSAHRDGVGPDGEGYHSPWTEEVARGLDLRGHTTSLSMRYLSGHEIGELEPPQRFFSVEKVYRNDTLDPTHLLEFFQIEGWVMAEDLSVRDLMGTFTEFYEQFGITDLEFKPHYNPYTEPSFELFGTHPETGEVVEVGNSGIFRDEVLEPLGVDCDVMAWGLSLERLLMLMYGFEDIRDVHGTLCDLELLRETEVMH
- the pheT gene encoding phenylalanine--tRNA ligase subunit beta gives rise to the protein MPVVDVDPDELRHLTGHDEKSDEELRSDLFDLGLEFEGWTEDDEFQLEFAPDRLDRLSVEGVARSLRYHYGDDRGVYVPSTNDAEWTIEVEDQPEGRPYVTGAVVRGLDMDEEALESLIQLQEKLHATMGRQRAKGAIGVHDLTMLKGEARTGAVDSSDDEVGDVDAGTTGKSITYTSVDPDEARFVPLDADAEMTPAEVMASHETGQTYGDLVAEFDRVPAIYDAIGLFSFPPVINGRRTEVSEDSRDLFVEMTGTDQWTIDRMLTIVCYALAARGGTVERVNVEYADDAPGEYAGRTLDRPDFAVRTKTVTHARIESILGVELAASEVVDYAERAGLDATETETDDGDPAYEVEIPPYRVDVLHPLDVVDDIGRALGFNSLEPTYPDVSTVGGRHERSRLEDAARDTLVGLGFEDLLNFHMTNEEENFERMGLSAPETDDAVGAADPVTIREPYSEDYTILRTWALPSLLMVLENNTHRSYPQDLAEIGLAAHLDDDENTGVAERRTVAGVLARTDASYEDAKARLQAIAEAFDVDLHTPATTHPSFIDGRAAEVVLDGESVGVVGEIHPKVLVEHDLELPVAAFEFRLDALS
- a CDS encoding RDD family protein, producing the protein MAESTRTLHVASWDDRFLAWLLDVVLVGAILAGLQQTAGVFALVTGSLSLTASFTGLNGVALFVYWTALEGARGQSAGKIVMDIAVADERGDPIGYGTAAIESFGKAFLLPLDVLVGWLAYEEEGLRLFNRLSGTIVVETDDDEHRPDDVEYVYPSER
- a CDS encoding quinone-dependent dihydroorotate dehydrogenase yields the protein MRLYDITKPLLFSLPAETAHGGVHALLRAVDGTAIADAMARRYTVADDRLAVDAFGHTFDNPVGVAAGFDKNATVPSALAALGFGFAEVGGVTAEPQTGNARPRMFRLREDEGIVNRMGLNNDGAAVVGERLAAADPPFPVGVNIAKTEHVDTAGAPADYRETYERVAAGGDFFVVNVSCPNSEGFEELQNRDAMAAILGELQDAGAAPLLVKLSPDLPAPAVEDALDLVTELGLDGVVATNTTTDRPEGLRSPNASERGGLSGKPIERRATEMVRFVAERVDVPVVGVGGVFTAEDAYRKIRAGASLVQLYTGLVYRGPGIAREINEGLLDLLERDGFDGVADAVGADL
- a CDS encoding non-histone chromosomal MC1 family protein, producing MARDSDKRNFALREDDDESSVFSGGTPRQAALKAARRLEPADSEDDADRQEIRLREKGTHKVHIYEAWAWVEEAPDDKPDWMPGDITKGNVSKQGVEHLDEI